ACGGCTCCGGAACGAACGGCTCGCAGTTCTTCATCACGGTCGCCAAGACCGAGTGGCTGAACCGCAAGCACTCCATCTTCGGCGAGGTCAAGGATCCCGAGAGCCGCGCCGTGGTCGACGCGATCGCCGCGATCGAGACCGACCGGTTCGACCGTCCGGCCGAGCCCGTCGTGATCGAATCCGTGACCATCGAGCGGTGACTCCCGAGGGCGCCGGTCAGCAGACCTGCTACCGGCATCCCGACCGGCCTGCGTACATCCAGTGCCAGCGGTGCTCGCGGTACATCTGTCCTCAGGACATGCGTGAGGCCAGCGTCGGCTTCCAGTGCCCCGAGTGCGTGAGCCGGGGCCAGGCGGCCGTGCGCCAGCCGCGCACGATCGCGGGCGGGGCCGTCACCGGCAGCGCCGGAGCCATCACCTACGCGATCATCGCGATCAACATCGCGGCCCAGGTCGTGGTGATGGCCACCGGCGGTGCCGGCAACCCCAACCAGAGCGAGTTCTTCCGCTGGGGCTGGATGAGCGGCATCGAGGTCGCCCAGGGCGACTACTGGCGCCTGATCACGGCCGCGTTCCTGCACGGCGGCCTGACCCACATCGCGCTGAACATGTTCGCGCTCTATCTGTTCGGGCCCTACGTCGAGCAGACCCTCGGCCGCGTGCGGTACGTCATCACGTACCTGACGCTCGCCATCGGGTCGTCGGTGCTGGTCTATCTGCTCGAGGACCCGTTCACGCCCACGATCGGTGCGTCCGGCGCGGTGTTCGGGCTCTTCGGCCTGGCGTTGATCTTCTTGATCCGCACGCGTCAGAACATCACCGGAATGGTCGTCATCTTGGCGATCAACGCCTTCTTCAGTCTGCGCTCGGGGATCAGCTGGGAGGGCCACCTCGGCGGCTTCCTCACCGGTGTCGCCCTCGGCCTGGTGTTCGCCTACGCGCCCCGCGATCGCCGCACGCTGGTGCAGGTCGTGGCCTTCGTGGTGCTGTGGGCGCTGTTCTTCGCCGCGATCGCCTGGCGCACCGACCACCTCGTCGGATCGCTCGTTCCGGGCTTCGCCTGAGCGTCGCGGCACCGAATCACACGGGTGTAGTTATCCACATGTGTGTGCACACCTGTGGGTAATCACATCGGTGTGATTCACTCCCACTTCATCGCGAAGCCGAAGGCCGCGAGGATGAATCCCATGCCGATCACGAGGTTCCAGCCACCGAGGTCGCTGTAGCCGGGGATGGTGACGTCGGTGTTGCTGATCGTGTAGAACACGACGATCCAGGCCAGGCCGATGACCGCGCACGCGACCATCAGAGGAGCGGCCCACCGGTTGCCGATGCGCACCGGCTTGGGGCCGTTGTCGTCGACGGACTTGCGCTTGAACCTGTTGAACACGAGCTTCTCCCGGTCGGGCGGCGGCGAGGCCGCGGTGTGACGTACTCCGCTAGCGTAGTCGCCGTGCGGGACACGCCACGTCATGAGGGGAACAACGCGACCGTCAGCAGGTGGAGCCTGCTGGCGCTGGCGCTGGCCTGCGTGTGCGGAATCGTGGTGGTCGCCGCCGCCGTGACGTCCAACGGATCGGACCTGCGCCCGGCCGGTGGAGACCTGAACTCGGTCCTGCGCGACCGGGCTCGTGAGGTCGAGACCCGGCGCGAGGAGGCGGCCCGGCTGCAACGCGAGGTCGACGCGATGAGCCGCAAGGTCGACGATGCGGACCTGCGTCGCGACCTGCGCCGCGTGGAGGCCCTCTCCGGCCCGGCCGGTCTGACGCCCGTCCAGGGACCCGGCCTGCGCATCGCACTGGAGGACGCCCCCCGCTCCGTCGAGTTCCCGGGACTGGACCCGAACCTGCTGGTGGTCCACCAGCAGGACATCCAGGCGTTCGTGAACGCCCTGTGGGCCGGCGGCGCCGAGGCGGTGACGCTCCAGGGCCAGCGGCTGATCAGCTCGATCGGGATCAAGTGCGTCGGCAACACCGTCGTGCTCGACGGCGTGCCGTACGCCCCGCCCTACGTCATCGAGGCGATCGGGGACCAGGCCGCTCTGCGCCAGGCGCTGGCCGCCTCGCCCGAGGTGGCGACCTACACGCAGTACGCCGAGCGCTACAGCCTCGGGCTCGACGAGCGCGCCGTGGACCGGATCAAGGCTCCGGCCTACGACGGCAGCGTCTCCATGCGGTACGCGACCGCCCTGGACTGACCTCCTCAGGGGAGGAGGTCGTCGTCCGTGGGCTCCGTGGTCGGGGTGGGCGTGGGCGTGGTGGGAGCCGGCGGTCGCGACACCGTGATGGTGATCGTCGTCCCCGGCGAGACCATGCTGCCGGGCTCGCGGCTCTGCGCCGTGACGGTGCCGTTCGGCGCGGTGCCGGACGTGTCGTTCTGCACCGAGACCTTCAGGCCGGCGTCCTCGAGCGCCTGGCGCGCGTCGTCCGCGCTCTGCCCGACGACGTTGGGCACGTCGACCTGACCACGCGAGACGATGAGCGTCACGGTGCTGCCGCGCTCGACGGAGGACCCCGGCGGCGGGTTGCTGTTGAGGACGCGGTCCTTCGGCTGGTCGCTGTCGGTGTTCTGACGCTTGACCTTGAGACCGTACTGGTCGCCCTCGAGCAGGTCCTTGGCCTCGTCGTACGAGTAGCTCGTGAGGTTCGGCAGATCGACCAGCTCCGGACCGGAGCTGACGACGAGGTCGACCGCGGTGCCCTCGTCGACCGTGGTGCCGGCCTCGGGATCGGTCGCCATGACCTGGCCCTCGGGGATGTCGGCGCTGGTCTGCTCGCGCGTGTCTCCCACGGTGAGGTTCTTCGACTCCAGCCGGTTCGTCGCGGTCTCGACGTCGAGGCCCTCGACCCGCGGCACGGCGACCTGCGGAGGCGCGTTCTCCTCGTCGCCGCCGTTGAGCATCAGGGCCACGCCGATCGCCGCCGCGATCGCCAGCAGGACGAGCGCCAGGGCCCACCACTTGGCGTGGCCCTTCTTCTCCTCCTCCTCGCCGCGGGGGCAGGACGGGGGCCGTGACGGCCGGTGCGACCTGCGTGGCACCGGCGGTGACCGGAACGGCCTGCGTCGGGGCGTCGACCGAGCCCCCGGCCAGCACCCGCTCGATGTCCTTGCGCATCTCGCCGGCGCTGGAGTAACGGTCGTCGACGCGCTTGGCCAGGGCCTTCGCGACCACGTGGTCCACCGCGACCGAGACGTCGGGATTGAGCTGCGACGGCGGCCGGGCCTCCTCGCGCACGTGCTGGTACGCCACGGAGACGGGACTGTCGCCGACGAACGGCGGCCGTCCCGTGAGCAGCTCGT
Above is a window of Aeromicrobium senzhongii DNA encoding:
- a CDS encoding cell division protein CrgA, yielding MFNRFKRKSVDDNGPKPVRIGNRWAAPLMVACAVIGLAWIVVFYTISNTDVTIPGYSDLGGWNLVIGMGFILAAFGFAMKWE
- a CDS encoding rhomboid family intramembrane serine protease, with the protein product MREASVGFQCPECVSRGQAAVRQPRTIAGGAVTGSAGAITYAIIAINIAAQVVVMATGGAGNPNQSEFFRWGWMSGIEVAQGDYWRLITAAFLHGGLTHIALNMFALYLFGPYVEQTLGRVRYVITYLTLAIGSSVLVYLLEDPFTPTIGASGAVFGLFGLALIFLIRTRQNITGMVVILAINAFFSLRSGISWEGHLGGFLTGVALGLVFAYAPRDRRTLVQVVAFVVLWALFFAAIAWRTDHLVGSLVPGFA
- a CDS encoding DUF881 domain-containing protein, with product MRDTPRHEGNNATVSRWSLLALALACVCGIVVVAAAVTSNGSDLRPAGGDLNSVLRDRAREVETRREEAARLQREVDAMSRKVDDADLRRDLRRVEALSGPAGLTPVQGPGLRIALEDAPRSVEFPGLDPNLLVVHQQDIQAFVNALWAGGAEAVTLQGQRLISSIGIKCVGNTVVLDGVPYAPPYVIEAIGDQAALRQALAASPEVATYTQYAERYSLGLDERAVDRIKAPAYDGSVSMRYATALD
- a CDS encoding PASTA domain-containing protein; translation: MPRRSHRPSRPPSCPRGEEEEKKGHAKWWALALVLLAIAAAIGVALMLNGGDEENAPPQVAVPRVEGLDVETATNRLESKNLTVGDTREQTSADIPEGQVMATDPEAGTTVDEGTAVDLVVSSGPELVDLPNLTSYSYDEAKDLLEGDQYGLKVKRQNTDSDQPKDRVLNSNPPPGSSVERGSTVTLIVSRGQVDVPNVVGQSADDARQALEDAGLKVSVQNDTSGTAPNGTVTAQSREPGSMVSPGTTITITVSRPPAPTTPTPTPTTEPTDDDLLP